A stretch of the Osmerus mordax isolate fOsmMor3 chromosome 12, fOsmMor3.pri, whole genome shotgun sequence genome encodes the following:
- the ndfip1 gene encoding NEDD4 family-interacting protein 1 → MAEQGSNVRYQELVNEEEPGVSSQEAVGLDAPPPYSSVTAANAAFFDYKEDGGRFPNPPSYNVATTLPSYDEAERSKAEAAVPLVPGRVTEEDFAPRDEFDDADQLRIGNDGIFMLTFFMAFLFNWIGFFLSFCLTTSAAGRYGAISGFGLSLIKWVLIVRFSTYFPGYFDGQYWLWWVFLVLGFMLFVRGFVNYSRVRKLADPSYATLPRTRVLFIY, encoded by the exons ATGGCAGAGCAAGGCAGCAATGTTCGTTATCAGGAG CTGGTGAATGAAGAGGAGCCTGGCGTGTCTTCCCAGGAGGCCGTGGGGCTGGACGCTCCTCCACCCTACAGCAGTGTCACAGCAGCCAACGCAG CTTTCTTTGACTACAAGGAAGATGGCGGCCGGTTCCCCAACCCCCCGTCCTACAACGTTGCCACCACACTGCCGTCCTACGACGAGGCGGAGCGGTCCAAGGCCGAGGCTGCAGTGCCCCTGGTGCCTGGCAGGGTTACG GAGGAGGACTTTGCTCCCAGGGATGAGTTTGATGATGCTGACCAGCTCCGGATCGGCAACGATGGCATCTTCATGCTCACCTTCTTCA TGGCATTCCTCTTCAACTGGATCGGGTTCTTCCTGTCCTTCTGCCTGACCACCTCGGCAGCCGGACGCTATGGGGCCATCTCTGGCTTCGGCCTGTCACTCATCAAATGGGTCCTCATTGTTAGG TTCTCCACTTACTTCCCTGGATATTTTGATGGGCAGTACTGGCTGTGGTGGGTGTTCCTGGTTCTGG GCTTCATGCTGTTCGTCAGAGGGTTTGTGAACTACTCCAGGGTGCGCAAGCTGGCCGACCCCTCTTACGCCACCCTCCCCCGCACCAGAGTTCTGTTCATCTACTGA
- the gnpda1 gene encoding glucosamine-6-phosphate isomerase 1 isoform X2, protein MTRPVSGLQSTSGIKSFASILVPTDCSRWDFLLCLFLPTTGSTPLGCYKKLIEYYKNGEISFKYVKTFNMDEYVGLPREHPESYHSFMWNNFFKHVDIRAENTHILDGNACDLQQECEAFEGLITAAGGIELFVGGIGPDGHIAFNEPGSSLLSRTRVKTLASDTILANARFFDGDLTKVPTMALTVGVGTVMDAKEVMILITGAHKAFALYKAIEEGVNHMWTVSAFQQHPQTVFVCDEDATLELKVKTVKYFHGMMHVHNKLVEPPV, encoded by the exons ATGACCAGGCCAGTGAGTGGGCTGCAAAGTACATCAGGAATAAAATCCTTTGCTTCAATCCTGGTCCCGACAGATTGTTCACGTTGGGACTTCCTactg TGTCTCTTTCTTCCTACAACAGGCAGTACACCGCTAGGATGCTATAAAAAGCTGATTGAATATTATAAGAATGGAGAAATATCTTTCAAATATGTCAAAACCTTCAACATGGATGAATATGTCG GACTTCCCAGAGAACACCCTGAAAGTTACCATTCCTTCATGTGGAACAACTTCTTCAAGCATGTAGACATTCGGGCAGAGAACACCCACATCCTGGACGGCAACGCGTGCGACCTGCAGCAGGAGTGTGAGGCCTTCGAGGGGCTGATCACTGCTGCAGGCGGGATTGAGCTGTTCGTcggag GCATCGGGCCGGACGGCCACATTGCCTTCAACGAGCCGGGATCCAGTCTGCTATCCCGGACGCGGGTGAAGACCCTGGCCAGCGACACCATCCTGGCCAATGCTCGCTTCTTCGACGGGGACCTGACCAAGGTGCCCACCATGGCTCTGACCGTGGGTGTTGGCACTGTCATGGACGCCAAGGAG GTGATGATCCTAATCACAGGAGCCCATAAGGCCTTCGCTCTGTACAAGGCCATTGAGGAGGGCGTCAACCACATGTGGACGGTGTCCGCCTTCCAGCAGCACCCGCagaccgtgtttgtgtgtgacgagGACGCCACGCTGGAGCTCAAGGTCAAAACCGTGAAGTACTTCCATG GAATGATGCATGTGCACAACAAACTGGTGGAGCCTCCAGTCTGA
- the gnpda1 gene encoding glucosamine-6-phosphate isomerase 1 isoform X1, which produces MKLIILSNYDQASEWAAKYIRNKILCFNPGPDRLFTLGLPTGSTPLGCYKKLIEYYKNGEISFKYVKTFNMDEYVGLPREHPESYHSFMWNNFFKHVDIRAENTHILDGNACDLQQECEAFEGLITAAGGIELFVGGIGPDGHIAFNEPGSSLLSRTRVKTLASDTILANARFFDGDLTKVPTMALTVGVGTVMDAKEVMILITGAHKAFALYKAIEEGVNHMWTVSAFQQHPQTVFVCDEDATLELKVKTVKYFHGMMHVHNKLVEPPV; this is translated from the exons ATGAAGTTGATTATCCTCAGCAACTATGACCAGGCCAGTGAGTGGGCTGCAAAGTACATCAGGAATAAAATCCTTTGCTTCAATCCTGGTCCCGACAGATTGTTCACGTTGGGACTTCCTactg GCAGTACACCGCTAGGATGCTATAAAAAGCTGATTGAATATTATAAGAATGGAGAAATATCTTTCAAATATGTCAAAACCTTCAACATGGATGAATATGTCG GACTTCCCAGAGAACACCCTGAAAGTTACCATTCCTTCATGTGGAACAACTTCTTCAAGCATGTAGACATTCGGGCAGAGAACACCCACATCCTGGACGGCAACGCGTGCGACCTGCAGCAGGAGTGTGAGGCCTTCGAGGGGCTGATCACTGCTGCAGGCGGGATTGAGCTGTTCGTcggag GCATCGGGCCGGACGGCCACATTGCCTTCAACGAGCCGGGATCCAGTCTGCTATCCCGGACGCGGGTGAAGACCCTGGCCAGCGACACCATCCTGGCCAATGCTCGCTTCTTCGACGGGGACCTGACCAAGGTGCCCACCATGGCTCTGACCGTGGGTGTTGGCACTGTCATGGACGCCAAGGAG GTGATGATCCTAATCACAGGAGCCCATAAGGCCTTCGCTCTGTACAAGGCCATTGAGGAGGGCGTCAACCACATGTGGACGGTGTCCGCCTTCCAGCAGCACCCGCagaccgtgtttgtgtgtgacgagGACGCCACGCTGGAGCTCAAGGTCAAAACCGTGAAGTACTTCCATG GAATGATGCATGTGCACAACAAACTGGTGGAGCCTCCAGTCTGA